A region of Leifsonia xyli DNA encodes the following proteins:
- a CDS encoding ABC transporter permease has translation MSAVSVAGVETEQRNPAPAPTPRGRRTRRKRDNQGRLAFWLLLPAAVAVFGVIVYPILRTLLISFFEVNSALATDTPFVGLQNYVHILTAPGFWAAMGRTLYFTLVSTALELVFGLIVAGLLNAKLRARWLFRAIVIIPWAIPTIVNAAMWKGIFNAQYGALNAALTQLGIIDQYQAWLGDPTLALNMVIIADVWKTTPLVAFFLLAGLTSIPDELYEAAKVDRASWPRIFRSIVLPMLVPSISIVLVLRTVEAFKVFDIIYAMTRGGPVNGTQTIAYYAYTTAFSDQNFGMGAALSYIIVLVILVLTFVYLRMLRRSEMSLL, from the coding sequence ATGAGCGCGGTGTCGGTCGCCGGAGTCGAGACGGAGCAGCGGAACCCGGCGCCCGCGCCCACCCCGCGTGGGCGCCGCACCCGCCGCAAGCGCGACAACCAGGGGCGCCTCGCCTTCTGGCTGCTGCTGCCCGCCGCGGTCGCGGTGTTCGGGGTGATCGTCTACCCGATCCTCCGCACCCTCCTCATCTCGTTCTTCGAGGTGAACTCGGCGCTGGCGACCGACACCCCGTTCGTCGGGCTGCAGAACTACGTCCACATCCTCACCGCTCCGGGCTTCTGGGCGGCGATGGGACGGACGCTGTACTTCACCCTGGTCTCCACCGCCCTGGAGCTCGTCTTCGGTCTCATCGTCGCCGGGCTCCTCAACGCGAAGCTGCGGGCGCGCTGGCTGTTCCGCGCCATCGTGATCATCCCGTGGGCGATCCCGACGATCGTCAACGCGGCGATGTGGAAGGGCATCTTCAACGCGCAGTACGGCGCGCTGAACGCGGCCCTCACCCAGCTCGGGATCATCGACCAGTACCAGGCGTGGCTCGGCGACCCGACCCTCGCGCTCAACATGGTGATCATCGCCGACGTCTGGAAGACGACCCCGCTGGTGGCGTTCTTCCTGCTCGCCGGGCTGACGTCCATCCCGGACGAGCTGTACGAGGCGGCGAAGGTGGACCGCGCGAGCTGGCCGCGCATCTTCCGCTCCATCGTGCTGCCGATGCTCGTGCCGTCTATCTCGATCGTGCTCGTGCTGCGCACGGTCGAGGCGTTCAAGGTGTTCGACATCATCTACGCGATGACCCGCGGCGGCCCCGTCAACGGCACCCAGACGATCGCCTACTACGCCTACACGACCGCGTTCTCGGACCAGAACTTCGGGATGGGCGCCGCCCTCTCGTACATCATCGTGCTGGTCATCCTGGTGCTGACCTTCGTCTACCTGCGCATGCTGCGCCGATCCGAGATGAGCCTGCTGTGA